One genomic segment of Hevea brasiliensis isolate MT/VB/25A 57/8 chromosome 3, ASM3005281v1, whole genome shotgun sequence includes these proteins:
- the LOC110652967 gene encoding 60S ribosomal protein L13-1: MKHNNVVPNGHFKKHWQNYVKTWFNQPARKTRRRIARQKKAVKIFPRPTAGPLRPIVHGQTLKYNMKLRAGRGFSLEELKAAGIPKKLAPTIGIAVDHRRKNRSLEGLQANVQRLKTYKAKLVVFPRCARKFKAGDSAPEELATTTQVQGQFMPIVREKPSAELVKVTEEMKSFKAYDKLRVERMNKRHAGARMKKAAEAEKEEKK; encoded by the exons ATGAAGCATAACAATGTTGTGCCTAATGGGCACTTTAAAAAGCACTGGCAAAACTATGTCAAGACATGGTTTAATCAACCTGCTCGAAAGACAAGGAGACGAATTG CTCGTCAAAAGAAAGCTGTGAAGATCTTTCCTCGGCCCACAGCTGGACCTCTTCGCCCAATTGTCCATGGACAGACTTTGAAGTATAATATGAAATTGAGGGCTGGTAGAGGGTTCTCTCTTGAAGAGCTCAAG GCTGCTGGTATTCCTAAGAAACTTGCGCCTACTATTGGAATAGCTGTTGATCATCGTAGAAAGAACCGATCATTGGAGGGGTTACAAGCCAATGTTCAGAGGCTGAAGACCTACAAGGCCAAATTGGTTGTCTTCCCAAGATGTGCTCGCAAGTTCAAG GCTGGTGATTCTGCTCCTGAGGAGCTGGCAACAACAACCCAAGTCCAAGGACAATTCATGCCTATTGTCCGTGAAAAGCCATCTGCGGAGCTTGTTAAGGTCACTGAGGAGATGAAATCATTCAAGGCATATGACAAGCTGCGCGTGGAGCGGATGAACAAGCGCCATGCTGGTGCCAGAATGAAGAAGGCTGCAGAGGctgagaaagaagaaaagaagtag
- the LOC110652994 gene encoding probable WRKY transcription factor 70 isoform X1, with amino-acid sequence MESLWPETLLYNRRKAIEQLTRGQEYANQLKAIFSESIGDDGSVGEDLVTKILNSFMGSLSILNGVESDEVSQLPASIHVGSPCCDGRKSEDSGESIRSTSTMKDRKGCYKRRKTSQYSWTRDSPDLIDDGHAWRKYGQKVILNAKYPRNYFRCTHKFDQGCQATKQVQRIEEEPPMHRTTYYGHHTCKNLLKASHLILDAPDHVIDSSVLLSFSNGNGHHNNHPTNRQDAPFFSTFQSIKQECKDGFPHDHNNHLTHNQSSSSDYLVSPDDHASKFDPADVISGVNSSCTATSTTTHHSLDMDMIMTSVDSQFDDVLEFEYFDG; translated from the exons ATGGAGTCACTCTGGCCGGAAACCTTGCTGTACAATCGGAGAAAGGCGATCGAACAACTGACTAGAGGTCAAGAATATGCTAACCAGCTTAAAGCTATCTTTAGCGAATCCATTGGAGATGATGGATCTGTGGGTGAGGATCTCGTCACGAAGATCTTGAATTCTTTCATGGGTAGTCTTTCTATATTGAATGGAGTTGAGTCTGATGAGGTCTCGCAATTACCGGCGAGTATTCACGTAGGTTCGCCTTGTTGTGATGGCCGGAAGTCTGAAGATTCCGGTGAGAGTATTAGAAGTACTTCCACAATGAAGGATCGGAAAGGATGTTATAAGAGAag AAAGACTTCCCAGTATTCATGGACAAGAGATAGTCCTGATCTAATAGATGACGGCCATGCATGGAGAAAATATGGACAGAAAGTGATCCTGAATGCTAAATATCCAAG GAACTACTTCAGGTGCACCCACAAGTTTGATCAGGGTTGCCAAGCAACGAAGCAAGTTCAAAGAATTGAAGAGGAACCTCCTATGCACCGAACAACCTATTACGGCCACCACACATGCAAGAACTTGCTCAAGGCTTCTCACCTTATCTTGGATGCTCCTGATCATGTTATTGATTCTTCAGTCCTCCTAAGCTTTAGCAATGGCAATGGCCACCACAACAACCACCCCACTAACAGACAAGATGCTCCCTTTTTCTCAACTTTCCAATCAATAAAGCAAGAGTGCAAGGACGGATTCCCACACGATCATAATAATCATCTCACCCACAACCAATCATCTTCTTCCGATTATCTTGTCTCTCCTGATGATCATGCCTCAAAGTTTGATCCTGCGGATGTGATTTCTGGGGTGAACTCGTCTTGTACCGCCACAAGCACTACTACCCATCACAGTTTGGACATGGATATGATTATGACATCAGTTGATAGCCAATTTGATGATGTTTTGGAGTTTGAATACTTCGATGGCTAG
- the LOC110652994 gene encoding probable WRKY transcription factor 70 isoform X2, translating to MESLWPETLLYNRRKAIEQLTRGQEYANQLKAIFSESIGDDGSVGSPCCDGRKSEDSGESIRSTSTMKDRKGCYKRRKTSQYSWTRDSPDLIDDGHAWRKYGQKVILNAKYPRNYFRCTHKFDQGCQATKQVQRIEEEPPMHRTTYYGHHTCKNLLKASHLILDAPDHVIDSSVLLSFSNGNGHHNNHPTNRQDAPFFSTFQSIKQECKDGFPHDHNNHLTHNQSSSSDYLVSPDDHASKFDPADVISGVNSSCTATSTTTHHSLDMDMIMTSVDSQFDDVLEFEYFDG from the exons ATGGAGTCACTCTGGCCGGAAACCTTGCTGTACAATCGGAGAAAGGCGATCGAACAACTGACTAGAGGTCAAGAATATGCTAACCAGCTTAAAGCTATCTTTAGCGAATCCATTGGAGATGATGGATCTGTGG GTTCGCCTTGTTGTGATGGCCGGAAGTCTGAAGATTCCGGTGAGAGTATTAGAAGTACTTCCACAATGAAGGATCGGAAAGGATGTTATAAGAGAag AAAGACTTCCCAGTATTCATGGACAAGAGATAGTCCTGATCTAATAGATGACGGCCATGCATGGAGAAAATATGGACAGAAAGTGATCCTGAATGCTAAATATCCAAG GAACTACTTCAGGTGCACCCACAAGTTTGATCAGGGTTGCCAAGCAACGAAGCAAGTTCAAAGAATTGAAGAGGAACCTCCTATGCACCGAACAACCTATTACGGCCACCACACATGCAAGAACTTGCTCAAGGCTTCTCACCTTATCTTGGATGCTCCTGATCATGTTATTGATTCTTCAGTCCTCCTAAGCTTTAGCAATGGCAATGGCCACCACAACAACCACCCCACTAACAGACAAGATGCTCCCTTTTTCTCAACTTTCCAATCAATAAAGCAAGAGTGCAAGGACGGATTCCCACACGATCATAATAATCATCTCACCCACAACCAATCATCTTCTTCCGATTATCTTGTCTCTCCTGATGATCATGCCTCAAAGTTTGATCCTGCGGATGTGATTTCTGGGGTGAACTCGTCTTGTACCGCCACAAGCACTACTACCCATCACAGTTTGGACATGGATATGATTATGACATCAGTTGATAGCCAATTTGATGATGTTTTGGAGTTTGAATACTTCGATGGCTAG
- the LOC110653589 gene encoding late embryogenesis abundant protein At5g17165, with protein MAANSKSTQGIASLGKRVVTQIWTANYSSSSRSASAFTARRPAHTSVYDKNLDDNVNASAVPDDVIQPESDKYWAPHPQTGVFGPATEPHSAAGGERGVSASPANSDPSSVLEEKAWFRPTSLEDLEKPNHA; from the exons ATGGCCGCCAATTCGAAGAGCACTCAAGGGATTGCCAGCTTGGGAAAGCGAGTTGTCACCCAGATCTGGACCGCTAACTACTCTTCATCATCTCGCTCTGCTTCTGCTTTCACTGCCAG GAGGCCAGCACACACATCTGTATACGACAAGAACCTGGATGATAATGTTAACGCAAGCGCGGTCCCTGACGACGTGATTCAGCCAGAGTCAGACAAATATTGGGCACCCCATCCGCAAACTGGTGTGTTCGGGCCTGCCACCGAGCCACACTCGGCGGCAGGCGGAGAGCGGGGCGTCTCTGCATCACCTGCTAACAGTGATCCGAGCTCAGTTTTAGAGGAAAAGGCCTGGTTCCGCCCCACCAGCCTTGAGGACTTGGAGAAGCCGAATCACGCTTGA
- the LOC110653590 gene encoding uncharacterized protein LOC110653590, translated as MSSAVIAGSSSSCSTTFTRNHSIKAPPTASPKPILSSPCQRTAFQGLSLQDAKRGSSEIFIAEKKNNFTNARRGLQITARTAGASKTIEVDVDKPLGLTLGQKSGGGVVITAVDGGGNAAKAGLKAGDQVLYTSSFFGDELWPADKLGFTKTAIQAKPDSIYFVVNRGAEVDVKKLTKRPAPPRFGRKLTEAQKARATHICLDCGYIYTAQKPFDEQPDTYVCPQCIAPKKRFARYDVNTGKAIGGGLPPVAVIIGLVAGVGAVGALLAYGLQ; from the exons ATGTCTTCAGCTGTGATTGCAGGGTCCTCCTCTTCTTGCTCCACCACCTTCACCAGGAACCACTCCATCAAAGCCCCTCCAACTGCATCCCCCAAACCAATACTATCCTCTCCATGCCAG AGAACTGCTTTTCAAGGTCTATCACTTCAAGATGCCAAAAGGGGTTCCTCAGAGATCTTCATAGCTGAGAAGAAGAACAATTTCACCAATGCAAGAAGAGGGCTTCAGATCACTGCAAGAACTGCTGGAGCTTCAAAGACTATTGAGGTTGATGTTGACAAACCACTAGGCCTCACTCTGGGTCAAAAGAGTGGTGGTGGTGTGGTCATCACG GCTGTAGATGGGGGTGGAAATGCAGCTAAAGCAGGACTAAAAGCAGGGGATCAGGTGCTGTACACTAGCAGCTTCTTTGGGGATGAACTTTGGCCTGCTGATAAGCTAGGATTCACTAAAACTGCTATCCAAGCAAAACCAGACTCTATCTACTTTGTCGTTAACAG AGGTGCAGAAGTAGATGTTAAAAAACTTACAAAGCGTCCAGCTCCTCCTCGCTTTGGAAGAAAACTGACTGAGGCTCAGAAG GCTAGAGCTACTCACATATGCCTTGACTGTGGATACATATACACTGCACAAAAGCCTTTTGATGAGCAG ccGGATACATATGTATGTCCACAATGCATAGCACCCAAAAAGAGGTTTGCAAGATATGATGTGAACACTGGAAAAGCGATAGGTGGTGGTTTGCCTCCAGTTGCAGTCATTATTGGGTTGGTGGCTGGTGTTGGTGCAGTTGGGGCATTACTTGCTTATGGTCTTCAATGA